A section of the Metabacillus endolithicus genome encodes:
- a CDS encoding YuiB family protein has translation MLSLPVLLISMLLFLVLFFGIGFLLNMLLRMSWIMAIVYPIVCIFIVDNVKFIEYFRSPSDSFAQLGDKMMSLALADLLILSCGLIGAILSGVIIKMLRKSGYQMF, from the coding sequence ATGTTGAGCTTACCGGTTTTATTAATATCCATGTTATTATTTTTAGTATTATTTTTTGGTATTGGGTTTTTATTGAATATGCTTTTACGCATGTCTTGGATTATGGCTATTGTGTATCCAATTGTATGCATTTTCATAGTTGATAACGTCAAATTTATAGAGTATTTTAGAAGCCCTAGTGATTCGTTTGCACAATTAGGGGATAAAATGATGTCATTAGCTTTAGCAGATTTATTAATTTTATCCTGCGGACTGATCGGTGCGATTCTCTCAGGGGTTATTATTAAAATGCTTCGTAAAAGCGGATATCAGATGTTTTAA
- a CDS encoding YuiA family protein — translation MNTTKVETKECPYCSGKGYFQLILGGSETCNNCDGTGKKS, via the coding sequence ATGAACACAACAAAGGTTGAAACAAAGGAATGCCCATATTGTTCTGGGAAAGGGTATTTTCAACTAATACTAGGTGGCTCTGAAACATGTAATAACTGTGATGGCACTGGGAAGAAGTCATAA